In Phyllopteryx taeniolatus isolate TA_2022b chromosome 5, UOR_Ptae_1.2, whole genome shotgun sequence, the DNA window aacaggaaacagagctggaggtgtcagaaatgaagatgttgaggttctctctaggagtgaccaggttggataaaattagaaatgagctcatcagagggagagCCAAggtttagatgttttggagacaaagttagagagagcagactttgatggtttggacacatccagaggagagagagtgagtatattggtagaagggtgatgagtagggttgggcatcgtttgaatttgagtgattctggttccgattccggttccttatttcaatTCCGCTTCCAAACGATTTTTTACGGTCTTTGGCGCTTAcgttgaagactaaaataaacgctaaaaaccatcagtgcaaaagtgcaagcaaccgtttacctcgttagctgtctcaatgttggcatagaccagtgcttctcaattgttttctgttacgaCCCCCcccacaaagaagaaaaaaaattgcgacCTCCCCCCACCCGCAGCCCCCCCGACTACATCTCTATATAACATTGTATATAAAGGATAATCTAATGTTATCCttataaacattgaagaaagtacaaaagaaagagatatagactgccatctactgcagtggaggtgcaattacactttattctagtacagcaaatcatgttcttcagggtctcacacgccccccactatttgagaaacactggtataaacgtattttattgtttcactcaacCTGACTGAGAGTTGATTTCACTGAAACTCCGcatggtgtaggctgaggctccgAGCGCTTCAAACGCTACACaccgtgaaagcctcctttgcacaatataatcttattccaagtgttgcactgaggcgactggtcattcattttaacaaagttaagacacacttttgttcgacGCCGCTgtcgttgggcacaagcatgtctatgtgtgtgctcttctttgttggttttcgcagcttcttcttcggggtgggcCTGTAGGCATCGAAATTGGGAACcgacattttaaaatttgaacgattccgggagaaccgaaacgttagtcccggttgcaatcggttctcgatgcccaacccgagtgatgaggatggagctgccaggcaagcgagctagaggaagaccaaagagaggGTTGCttgatgtagtgagggaagacatgagggcagttggtgttagagtggaggatgcaggagataggcttttaattttaattttcctttttttcatttttgtcaatagttgtcatgttcatcctcagtttctttataaggtgctctgaaaggcactttgaacatgtaagcatgtgttatgtttaaaaatatgatacaCGTGTTTAAAGTCTCTTTTTGAACAATTCCTGTTCTTTACCGTTCTTCACTTGTGTAAAAGTGGGTGACAATTTGGCAACAAATGCCGGTCCCAGGGTGccatttgagaaccactgctctagatGACCAACAACAATGACAGGTGTGTGAGTGATACCTGCCCAGTCCCCAGGTGTACACAGCTCCAGAGGCGCTGAGGAGAACGCTGTGCTCTGCACCCATTGCCAGTCTGGTGGCCTTCAGGTGTGGAGATAATGGCCGGTAGAAGGGAGGTTTTATGGCAATGTAACCATCAGTGATTAATGGCAGATTCAGAGGGGCATCTGGAAACCAGCAGATGGGATTTCAGATCTTTGGACCAAACACCCAAACCAATCCAGAGGATGGCGCTGTGGTGAATAAGCGTCTTCCTTTTGTATTCACAGTAAAAATGCCACAGATTAATCTCTCATCCAGCTAGGATAGTAAAGTAGGTAACTATTACCAGCACTATCGGACGTTGTTTTGACTTCCATGCTCCAGACTGGAGTCTTCTTCTCGTCGTTGTCCATGTCCCATGATTCAATTCTGTCTGGAAAAGCGAGGATTAAGAAAGACTCCCCGATAACTGCGTCCGTGCACCCTGTCCCATAAATCCCACTCGCAGCCTTGAAACCTGCCAAGCACAAACAGCGACCACCTGGCAACACAGCGAGGTCGAGCCATAACTCAGCGATTGTGATATTGCATAAGCGTTAACGTATAGAACCAAGTGACACGTTTCATCTGTCACTCACCATTCCAGTGAAGGGATGCTCTACGACTCCAACTCGCTCGGAGTCCACTTGTTTTCTTACAGCAGCTTCCATCAACATGACACGTCAACTCTGTCGGTGTGATCACTTTAACTTCATTGGTGTCGTCAATAGCAAAATCACCGCCATGTATCTGTCCAAAGGCGTTAAAGCCGAAGCCGAACCAGCGCATTCGAGCCCCCAACGACACAGTGCCAGGACAAACAGAGCGACACCGTGTAGCTTCCTGCAAATTTTGAGCGCCCACAATAATTGACACCACCAATATGAAGGCACCCCGGCTAAccaacgtgcctacgtggcggccatgttggaaggGGCGACTTTCCTATCAAAGGCGATGTATGGATATTGAAATTAAATCGTatcttgctcatttctcaacagaTTTTCAGGAGgcttactttttttgtcaatgttctTTGTCTTTTCAATTCCAaacatttgggggggaaaaaagcttttTTCAAAATCTTAAGTTTATTTTTACCAGTCTTGTCGTAATTGTGTGGCCTTGTGCACCACCATATTCAGTACAATGTGATTCTTGTTCtttcgttttattttttaaatttattaattttttgtttttttccggtTCACACGAAGGAATCCATTTAGAAGTTTGCCCCTACTAAGCTTGACGTCGCCCTACGTATGCAGCTCTAATGGAGTGTGACGGATCTACCTATGGTCATATCAGAGCGTGACCTCGTGTTACGCATGCGTACTGCAAACTTGTCACGTGCGTAAGTGTAGTTCGTTGTATCGTGTAACATCAGTGTACATCCAGTACTTGAAATTCACACAAGGATAAGATAGAGAcgagcccatccatccatccattttctgagacgcttcttctcactagggttgcgggagtgctggagccaatcccagctatcatcgggcaggaggcggggtacaccatgaactggttgccagccaatcgcagggcacaaataaacaaacaagcagtcacgttcacattcacacgtacgggcaatttagagtcgtcaattaacctaccatcatgtttttttggggatgtgggaggaaagcgtcgtacctggagaaaacccacccaggaggggccggggattgaaccccggtcctcagaactgtgaggcagacgctctaaccagtcgctcgcCGTGCCGCCTAGAGAAGAGcccattaaatatttttttgacagaaaattAACAAAAGAAGGGTGTCAAATGATGTGTAATTACCTAATAGAAAAGCAAGTATGAAATGTGGAACATGATGTTTTGTGAATTTTTGTACACATAAATTGTGgtgtaatatatacagtacatttattggAAACTTAATGAAGCGGGTATAAAAGCTGTGAgaagtctatatatatatatatatatatttttaaatttatttatttattttttaatcaattccTTGACCCAATTTAGGAATTTTCTGGTCTTTTATGAGTTTTTTAGCATGAAATTCAGACAAAAGTGATGACCACTGAAGTTGAAATGGTTTAAGTGTTCAGTGTAGTGGATATAGCTCTGATAGGACACAAATTCACACTGTGCAGGTGATTCAGGATTTCGTTACTTCCGGCTTTTCGTTTCCCTCTCTACTCATGATGATGCCGTACTCCATCGCCTTATCCAGGCAGCTCTGAGCTACTTTTATGGCTGGTTCTGGTGCACCCTGTCCCCCCTTTGCCAAAACAGAAAGAATCTCCAGAACCTCACTCTCAATCAGTGTCTCGGCGAGACTCTTCTCGGCCTGCATCATGTTACGAACTATGACCGCTGCTCGATGGCGCAAATCAGATATTTCACTGAGTAGTATTGCCTGCAGGATCTCCAGCCAGTGGGTGGTCTGAAAAAAAAGGAGTGGTGTGAGTAGCAATGTTGTGTTCAACGTAATGGTAGAGGTGAGGGATATGGAGCTTTGCTCACTGCTGCAGTGATGCGAGCACAAAGCTCAGGCTGCTCAGAAGTCAACATGGCCAGCGTTCCTGCAGCGGCTCTTCTCAGCCTTTCGTCCTCCTCGCCACAGTAGAGCACAAGCAGCTTAAGGCGATCATTGCCAGTGGCAAGGTACAGCTCCTGCACCTGATCATACATATCAGGTGTaaacaggttttttttagttcagtCTTACAACACATTGTGCCTCTGAATCACTGATTTTACACCTAACCTCTGTGCTCAGAATGAGGTTACACATGCACTCTGTGGCAGCTGCTCGGACCAGGTCGTGCTCCTCAAACATGTAGCCTTCAATTTTTGGCACAGCCTTCTCTTTTATTATCTTTTGTCTGTGAcacaaaatatttcaacacaaaccaTATTAAACTATGTTTGACTAAACACAATTGAGAAGTAGTTAGTACTATAGTTACAGAAATAGTTTAGATATATTTAGAGACTGATGAGACGTCAATTATGTAAAACACGCCTCCaaacttgttttatttatgacTGGAAGtaacattgtactgtatttatatagcagTGCTCCCCTTAAGTGGCAATTTGATGTAAAAAGAGGTCagataaatgtggaaaaaatatactttgatcacatttttttttccacccttaGGTGAGCTACTAAAATAAAGTAGCTAGAAAGCTATTTGGTGGAGAcccatgaaaaaaacatttcagtcacTTTCTTTGGAGAGACATCCCCCTAGTGGCCAACCTGAGTCGTTCACTGATTCCAGCCAGGTTGGTCAAAGCCATGAGTGCCTCAAAGTTCTGTAGCAGGGTGCAATGAAGACTTAAGAGACTGACAAGGGGGCGCACAACCTCATAAATCTGAAATAACACAAGATGAGTTGAACCACCAAAATGTACCTTTGAAAACAGAAGTACATcagttgattattattatatatatatatttttttacccttTCTCCTGGGAAGGCAATCTCTGGATTGGATGTGATAGTAATTTTAGAAAGTGCTTGTGCTGCTTTGACTTTTCCTACATCAGTGTTATCAGATGCCAGTGGGATGAGCGCCTATGAGGGGGAAACAATCAACAACAATCAATTGTGTGGGACCTTCAAATATGGGCTAAACTAAGCCTATTTTCTGTGACGTACCTTTCCCCCACCCTGTGCCACTACTGTGCCTCTATCTTCCTGTCGCTCCACCAAAGCCAAGAACACCCTGCCATGCAAGATTATTACAGACACTGAGTAAATGTACAGATGGATAGgatcaagaaaaaaattaagctCCAAGCAATTTCCTACCTGGCGATACATTCTCTACAAGCATCTGTGAGAGCAGGACTTTCATGTTTTACCATACACACTAATGCAGAAACCACTCCAGCCTCCAGCAACTTTGTCAGCCTCTTCTCTACATATGAAGCTGAATCCTGATAGATCAGATAATTTCACACAATCTTGTTTTACAGAACAAAATAGGAACATAAGGATTTATCCACTTTGAAAAAGGTATTAGAGTGTTACTTTGGGGTGCTCCTCTGGCACATGCTGCTTTGCATACTTGGCCAGCTCGACCATCTGAGGGTCAGGCTTTTCCACCTCATAGCTGTTGGTGCAGTTCACCAGAGTGGAGCCAACAGCAAAAAGCACTGTTTTGTCCtcagactgcaaaaaaaaaacccagcaacAATGTTCATGTTATCTTGGGATAAAATGATTTGATAGATTGCTATGTGTCATATACAGTggagcaaaaaagtatttagtcagccaccaattgtgcaagtgcTCCCATTTAAACAGATGACAGAAGCCTGTAatttcatggttccatcaatcacagcaagttgtccagatCCTGAGGGAGCTAAGGAGCCCAAGACCATCAACacaaccaccaccatgtttgactgtttgtatgatgttctttttctgacatgctgtgctacatttatgccagatgtaacgagacacataCCTTCCAAAaggctcaactttcatctcgttagtccatataatattttcTCATAAGTCTAGGGaatcattcaatgtttttttttgttttgcaaaccTAAGAccagcctttatgttctttttggtcagcagtggttttagTCTTGGAAAACTGTCACAGatgccattttttcccagtcccttccttattgttgtgtcataaacactgaccttaactgaggctaGGGAGACCTgaagttctttagaagttgtcctgagttcgtttgtggcctcctggatgagtcattgctgttccctTGGATAATTTTTGTAAGCTGTCCACTCCTGGgaaagttcaccactgttccatgttttcgccatgtgaggataatggctctccctatgctTCGCTGGAAGccaaaagctttagaaatggcttttgtaaccctttctagACTGATATATGTCAATTACATTACTtatcgactgttctggaatttctttggatcatgtaattttgttgcagcttttttagaacctttgtctgacttgattttgtcgggacagattctgtttcagcgatttcttgattgaacaggtctggatgtaatcaggcttgggtgtgatcagtggaAATTAACCAAAATTACTAGCCACAATTCataatttaacaagggggtaattacttttacACGCATGGCCAAGTAactgaatacttttttccccccccccttaataaatgaaataatttcaaaCAGCATTTTACGGACACTtgggttatttttgtttgatgatcttgaacattaaaaaggggaaattatgcaaagacaaaaaaatttggGAAGGgagtcaatactttttcatggcactgtactcATAGTCGATGcacagacaattaaaaaaataaaataacactcaGCATAAACTGAGGAATTAGACAATTTTTTCCCATGCATTCACAGAGTAAAACACATGACAAATCAAACCTTTGCCAATTCAAACATGGCCCAAAGAGCATTCTTGTCTTCAGCCAAGTCCTCTTTCACATCAGCATCAAAGGTGAGATAGGCGAGACCTTCCACGGACCATCGACGGGATGTAGCAGGAAGAGACTTGTTACAAAGCCACCTAACAGGGAACAACAACCActccatagtttttttttgcacttaagTCATAAAAAGTACTCAGTTGCAAAATTCTGTAGTCATACATACTTCCTGCACTGTTTGGACAGCTTTAGTGTGGATCCTTCTGCAAACTGCTTCATGCTGAAATCTGTCCCTCCTGCTGATCCAAGTTTGCACAAACCCTGAATAACCACCAGAGACCATTGTTAGTTACGTCTACATTTAGATATGTTCACATCTACAACGGCTTTCTCACCACCAGGGCTCTCACGCGTATCCTGTCATTTTCACTTTTCTTGTAGAGGTCCTTGAGAAGCGCTACACCATTGGCTGTGATGAACGAAGCCCTCTTTGCTTTACCTGCAGCATGAATAAGAGCCTCAACTGCTACCTGCTGGTGAATTACATCTTCAGAGGCACACAAGGATATAACTGCATCCATCATTCCTGACAACTCTAGGGTTCGGTTGCCAACATCGCTCGGCCCTTGGAGGAGCACAGATACGGTCTGGATGGCTCGCAGCTTGGCGTCAAGGCCGGTTTGGTTAAAGTGTTGTCTAAACCAAATAAACAGCATTTATATTTGAAAGGAAGTTTCAATTTAGATGTACAGAGtgattttctttgttattttgtcaCAAACAGAGGAATTATTTCCAGCAACCTGGGTGACCAACTCACCGAACATAGTCTTCACATAGTTTGTTGAAGTTCTCCCTCTCCTTGTCACTTTGAAGATCATCGTAAAGCTTGCTAAGCAAGACTGAGCAGCTCATGTGGGAGTTCTCTGTAAGTGTTGGCCCTTCTGAGAGCTCAGGCACTGATGCAGCCACTTCCAAAATCTTGTTCAGCCCTGCAAGAGGAATTAATTGATCTGGGTAAAAACATACctctacaaaataagtaaatagtCTCTAAAATGTCCTTTAGTTTCCATTGGTAAGCAGAAACACCTACTTCCTTATCTCCTATTAAAGCAACTAGACTCATAAGGTAAAATGTGATTTCTATATATAGAAACAAAAGTCTCTGTTAAGTGACATACCCTGGTCTATCACCCATAGTGTCAGGGAGTTATCTGGGTTCTTTAAGGACTTGCGGGGTACTTGTTTGACTAGAAGGTTGATGGCGTTGTCTCTGCCAGGTCCTGACACATTTGATGCTGGCATCATCTCCAACAGGTGACGCAACATTGAGCGCAGCTCCTTGGATGGTTCTGTGTTAAAATGGGTACAGTCAACAAACACTGAACGCATTTGAGAGAAAGCATCTCATCACATACAATACTTTATAATCCATGCAGAGGCTATTTGCCccataaagaaaaatagaaatataacAAAGCTGTACCAGGGGTCAAACCTTTACCATCATAAAAGGTTTACATCTTATACAggtaatgtttaatatttttctaGATTCCTGTTTGGGTTTTCACTTTTCCTTTAAGTTTGAAAGTCAAATTCCAAGAATCTAGAAGTATTTAAAGACCCACTAAAGTcatttttgcccccccccccccctcaacccCCAAATACATCAAATATGTTGAAAGTGCTAAAAACATGCAGACTgacaacaatttagtactgaattatTGACATACACCGTTAAATTCattttcaccatctcagttgtCCAGATTTTTGGGGCGAAGTTAAAATAGGGgcactcccccctcccccactacatacaaacctcaattccattgaagttgggacattgtgtaaaacataaataataacagaattaaatgatttgcaaatccttttctacctatattcaattgaatacattacaaagacaagctatttggAGTTTTaccttattattttttgcaaatattctctcaccttgaatttgatgcctacgTCATATTCCAAAAGAGTTGGGACAAGGGAAACAAAAGACTcgaaaagttgaaaaaaaaaatacatttttttttgaacattccacaggtgaacaggttaattgcaaacaggtgagtgtcatgattgggtataaaaggagaatCCTCGAAAggttcagttgttcacaagaaaggatggggcaaggttaatcactttgtgaacaactgcatgaacaaatagtccaacagtttgaGAACATTTCTTAAGGTACAACTgtaattttgggatttcatcatctacagtccataatatcaaaagagtccaaaaatctggagaaatctctgcatgtaagcggcaaggctgcaaaccaacattgaatgcccgtgaccttcaatccctcaggcagcagTGCATTAATAActgacatcattgtgtaaaggatattgccacgtgggctgaGAAACACTTCAGAACACCACTGACAGTTCACacagttcgtcgctacatctacaaatgcatagactttacaccgatctgatcgggctgatcggtaacagccgatatttagcattttatgctgatcggctttaatgtcataattcactgatccgatcaatgactccgtaaaagacatttactccgtgttcccatcatgcacagtatatttgaatccaaaagctagtttatttttaccctcgtcacgtgtcttttgacgtattactgtaaatatctgccGCCCAGtaaacttatttaaaaaaaaaaaaaaagtcaacggTGTGGGAGaaacgtctgagacagacaacacgtaatgcccagatcagactacaagacaaatttgctctttcacgattgcaccatgtcagactactgcaataaaatcttgtattccgataccaccgcatcccgtttttttacgatcattgggctttatcttgtcaactcaaatgcgaccggatacactcgttacagtggcgacgacaacaagagtggagcgcgccaactttgtattataaggacaaaatgggggaaaacgtgtgttgttggtcactggtgctcaggagaggacgttcgtttaaggcttgcttgaggtatgttcctgtacttttaatacgatacggctcacaagcaggcaacaaaacgttatgtagcctagcaagctagtgctagcactaacggttgtgcgtaaTCATGCTGCCGTtgtgtcgaatcatgctctaaagtatCGGTGTGGgagaagtaatttaattacattaagctagcacccattatttctgtcatgttgtaatgttggtttgacctgactgattagactacatgacctgactagagaagtgatttccaacctttatagagtcaaggaacatattttacaattttaaaatctcacggcacacaaagaaacaaaaatgagcaacagaagttgtacatcaagcaataataggaaagaattccacctacaaagctttaacaatttgtgtcctcagttctctAACACTTAAAAGGAAAGATGAAGtaagacagtggtaaacatgcccctgtcccaccttttttgtaatgtgttgtaggcatcaaatt includes these proteins:
- the unc45a gene encoding protein unc-45 homolog A, encoding MSQTEKEKGPAALREEGNNLFKAGDMQGAVCCYTTALKLSDNRQASAVLYRNRAACYLKLEDYNKAETDASKSLDTDPSDVKARFRRAQAFQKLGRLDQAFVDVQRCAQLEPKNKAFQDLLRQLGGQIQQKSQQLNSTDARVQQMFSLLVDASVKDSDRQKAAQNLVVLSREDAGAEQIFRNDGVRLIHQLLQSNQEDVVLSALRTLVGLCTEHQSRTMAIVNELGMEQLCAVMGSGGSAVSLSTCHLLQVMFEALTEGMKREIRGKEEAILPEPSKELRSMLRHLLEMMPASNVSGPGRDNAINLLVKQVPRKSLKNPDNSLTLWVIDQGLNKILEVAASVPELSEGPTLTENSHMSCSVLLSKLYDDLQSDKERENFNKLCEDYVRQHFNQTGLDAKLRAIQTVSVLLQGPSDVGNRTLELSGMMDAVISLCASEDVIHQQVAVEALIHAAGKAKRASFITANGVALLKDLYKKSENDRIRVRALVGLCKLGSAGGTDFSMKQFAEGSTLKLSKQCRKWLCNKSLPATSRRWSVEGLAYLTFDADVKEDLAEDKNALWAMFELAKSEDKTVLFAVGSTLVNCTNSYEVEKPDPQMVELAKYAKQHVPEEHPKDSASYVEKRLTKLLEAGVVSALVCMVKHESPALTDACRECIARVFLALVERQEDRGTVVAQGGGKALIPLASDNTDVGKVKAAQALSKITITSNPEIAFPGERIYEVVRPLVSLLSLHCTLLQNFEALMALTNLAGISERLRQKIIKEKAVPKIEGYMFEEHDLVRAAATECMCNLILSTEVQELYLATGNDRLKLLVLYCGEEDERLRRAAAGTLAMLTSEQPELCARITAATTHWLEILQAILLSEISDLRHRAAVIVRNMMQAEKSLAETLIESEVLEILSVLAKGGQGAPEPAIKVAQSCLDKAMEYGIIMSREGNEKPEVTKS